Proteins encoded in a region of the SAR202 cluster bacterium genome:
- a CDS encoding two pore domain potassium channel family protein, giving the protein MEQGADSKLSSFSEALWWAVVTITTVGYGDVVPVTAAGRGVAFGLMLVGITLFGAVTANLASFLVKSEDPKEAMLKELLAEVKTLKEELAREKAEA; this is encoded by the coding sequence CTGGAGCAGGGGGCGGATTCGAAGCTCTCTTCGTTCAGCGAGGCACTCTGGTGGGCCGTGGTCACAATCACAACCGTAGGCTACGGAGACGTCGTGCCGGTTACGGCGGCGGGTCGGGGCGTTGCCTTTGGCCTGATGCTCGTGGGTATTACGTTATTCGGCGCTGTGACTGCTAACCTTGCGTCCTTCCTGGTGAAGAGCGAGGACCCCAAGGAGGCGATGCTGAAGGAGCTGCTTGCCGAGGTAAAGACCCTGAAGGAAGAGCTTGCCCGCGAAAAGGCCGAGGCGTAG
- a CDS encoding MFS transporter → MTEKEQDRGLRMMTWQAIAGSGAGGVISGGFVTAFALLLGANNFQIGAMTAIPFVAQMAQILVVILVEKTRMRKAICTVAYFLAYLIWIPTALIPFMIDVPSPGAVAILLVFVSARGIVNAFVNSTWNSWQRDLLRPSTMGRFLSERMKLATIAAVVAGIAAAIYIDYWKEARPPSEELLGYSLAIIVGIVLFAIPCGIFVSLMPEPRMAMPEGKRPPIAKTLSAPLRDANYRRLVSFLFLWNSAAYLAIPFFAVYMLVRLEMPVSFVVSMGVFSQVTNILFLKVWGRFVDKYGGKAVMSLTYTLHMFVVLGWAFVSVPSSKIVVIPMIIFLHGLLGIANAGINVSTMTVRIKLAPPAQSMAYLTSASLAGNVGAGVGPLLGGFFADFFSVREFEIALRWIDPSRNVEFPAVHLTGFDFLFVVSFVFGMAMMNILSRVKEEGEVKSEVVLTELMEQTRGNLRALQPVPVIGIMSHMPSRLKHVPHFGGLDIAIGVTTYQIAASTRSAVEAVVRGKTAAKDIGHKVSNAVSKAVDQVEDVGKHGAEVARHATVGALHAVGDVGENLEKLTHEVVTGTLDALAKSSIDPTDALWGVGYGSVQGATAAGADPTEVAAQAIESARKAAGGLGLTEDHAIAIASKGAMDAATEMDGNTASQVKQKLETTAINLAEARKQYLEGESQR, encoded by the coding sequence TTGACCGAAAAAGAGCAGGACCGCGGCCTGCGCATGATGACGTGGCAGGCCATCGCGGGGTCCGGCGCGGGGGGCGTCATCTCCGGCGGGTTCGTCACCGCTTTTGCGTTGTTGTTGGGCGCCAACAACTTCCAGATTGGGGCGATGACGGCAATCCCGTTCGTTGCGCAAATGGCGCAAATCCTCGTCGTCATCCTTGTCGAGAAGACTCGGATGCGCAAAGCCATCTGCACGGTGGCCTACTTTCTCGCCTACCTCATTTGGATACCAACCGCGCTCATCCCGTTCATGATCGACGTCCCGTCACCCGGGGCAGTTGCGATTCTCCTCGTGTTCGTGTCTGCGCGCGGCATAGTAAACGCGTTTGTGAACTCCACGTGGAATAGCTGGCAGCGAGACCTCCTGCGTCCGAGCACTATGGGCCGTTTTCTGTCCGAGCGCATGAAGCTAGCTACAATCGCCGCGGTGGTCGCGGGCATAGCGGCTGCTATATACATCGACTACTGGAAGGAGGCGCGGCCGCCGAGCGAGGAGCTGCTAGGGTATTCCCTCGCGATAATTGTCGGCATTGTCCTTTTTGCCATTCCGTGCGGCATATTCGTGTCACTGATGCCGGAACCGCGGATGGCCATGCCGGAAGGCAAGCGCCCGCCGATCGCCAAGACACTTTCGGCGCCACTTCGGGACGCGAACTACCGCAGATTGGTCAGCTTTCTGTTCCTATGGAACAGCGCCGCGTACCTGGCGATCCCATTCTTCGCCGTTTACATGCTTGTCCGGCTGGAGATGCCCGTTTCGTTCGTTGTCAGTATGGGCGTTTTCAGCCAGGTCACCAACATCCTGTTCCTCAAAGTGTGGGGCAGGTTTGTTGACAAGTACGGGGGCAAGGCGGTGATGTCGCTAACCTACACCCTCCACATGTTCGTCGTCCTCGGATGGGCGTTCGTGTCGGTGCCGTCCAGCAAGATCGTCGTGATCCCAATGATCATATTCCTGCATGGCCTGCTTGGAATCGCCAACGCGGGTATAAACGTCAGCACGATGACCGTCAGAATAAAGCTTGCGCCGCCCGCGCAGTCGATGGCGTATCTCACCAGCGCGTCTCTGGCCGGGAACGTCGGCGCAGGAGTGGGCCCGCTGCTGGGAGGGTTCTTTGCGGACTTCTTCAGCGTTCGCGAGTTCGAGATAGCGTTGCGTTGGATTGACCCGTCACGCAACGTAGAGTTTCCGGCCGTGCACCTCACCGGGTTCGACTTCCTCTTCGTGGTCTCGTTCGTCTTTGGAATGGCGATGATGAACATCCTTTCAAGGGTGAAGGAAGAGGGAGAGGTGAAGTCCGAGGTCGTGTTGACGGAGCTGATGGAACAGACTCGCGGCAACCTGCGGGCACTTCAGCCTGTTCCGGTCATCGGCATAATGTCTCACATGCCTTCCAGATTGAAGCACGTCCCTCACTTCGGCGGTCTCGATATAGCGATCGGCGTCACCACGTACCAGATAGCAGCCTCCACCCGGTCCGCCGTGGAGGCGGTTGTGCGAGGCAAGACGGCGGCAAAAGACATAGGTCATAAAGTGAGCAACGCGGTATCCAAGGCCGTGGACCAGGTTGAGGACGTGGGCAAGCACGGGGCGGAGGTGGCGCGCCACGCCACGGTGGGGGCACTTCACGCCGTGGGAGATGTCGGCGAGAACCTGGAGAAGCTCACTCATGAGGTTGTGACCGGCACCCTGGACGCACTAGCCAAGTCCTCAATAGACCCCACGGACGCCCTGTGGGGGGTGGGTTACGGAAGCGTGCAGGGGGCGACCGCCGCTGGGGCGGACCCGACGGAGGTGGCCGCGCAGGCGATTGAGAGCGCGCGGAAGGCGGCGGGAGGGCTCGGCCTTACTGAGGACCATGCGATCGCAATCGCCTCAAAGGGCGCCATGGACGCCGCAACGGAGATGGACGGAAATACAGCCTCCCAGGTAAAGCAGAAGCTTGAGACGACAGCGATAAACCTGGCCGAGGCGAGAAAGCAGTACCTTGAGGGCGAAAGCCAACGCTGA